Proteins found in one Micromonospora sp. WMMD1082 genomic segment:
- a CDS encoding ATP-binding protein, with protein sequence MSYATATSVSLTGITGRLVPVQAEPAAGQPGGIVILGPDGRSMEEARDRVRAGIVNAGLCLPGHRVTVTLPPSDDPAPGSSTDLAMAAVILSTAGLFPPAVLDAAALIGEIGLDGAVRPVRGVLPMVTAAADLGMRTVVVPAANAAEARLVPGITVVAVATLQQLAQWASTGQHPPTPKPATGERPGTGDGYVGDLVHVPAVMTKARWVLEVAAAGGHHLGLVGPPGAGKTLIAQSLPSLLPDLDDAAALEVAALRSAAGVTPPGGGLVRRPPFRAPHHTASLPALLGGGPRAPYPGAVSLAHHGVLHLDNAPEFGNRALVALRHPLDTGQVMLAGARRAVTYPARFQLVLAAQPCPCARPNGADLCTCTDLDRRRCLARMADLWRRTDIRLHLDAMNPKDAVSPDDAAAGESSAVVAARVGSAREHAADRWAALGYRVNAEVPGEILRTGVCALPTCDINPLLHLRRVGTVSDDGHDRILRVAWTLCDLRGADRTDLDDVTTAIDLHVDRQP encoded by the coding sequence ATGAGCTACGCCACGGCCACCTCAGTCAGCCTGACCGGCATCACCGGCCGCCTCGTGCCGGTGCAGGCCGAACCCGCCGCCGGCCAGCCCGGCGGCATCGTCATCCTCGGCCCGGACGGGCGCAGCATGGAAGAGGCCCGCGACCGGGTACGAGCTGGCATCGTCAACGCCGGGCTCTGCCTCCCCGGACATCGGGTGACCGTCACCCTGCCACCGTCCGACGACCCGGCACCCGGCTCCAGCACCGATCTGGCCATGGCGGCGGTCATCCTGTCCACCGCTGGGCTGTTCCCACCGGCCGTGCTGGACGCGGCGGCGCTCATCGGCGAGATCGGCCTCGACGGCGCCGTCCGCCCGGTGCGCGGCGTGCTGCCGATGGTGACCGCCGCCGCCGACCTCGGCATGCGCACGGTCGTCGTCCCAGCGGCCAACGCCGCCGAGGCCCGCCTCGTGCCCGGCATCACCGTCGTCGCCGTCGCCACCCTCCAGCAACTTGCCCAGTGGGCCAGCACCGGCCAGCACCCGCCGACGCCGAAGCCCGCCACCGGCGAGCGGCCCGGCACCGGTGACGGGTACGTCGGCGATCTGGTCCACGTGCCCGCCGTTATGACGAAGGCCCGGTGGGTACTGGAGGTCGCCGCGGCCGGCGGTCACCACCTCGGCCTGGTCGGGCCGCCCGGAGCCGGCAAGACCCTCATCGCGCAATCCCTGCCCTCGCTGCTGCCGGACCTCGACGACGCCGCCGCGTTGGAGGTGGCCGCGCTGCGTTCGGCCGCCGGGGTGACCCCGCCCGGCGGTGGGCTGGTGCGCAGGCCACCGTTTCGGGCGCCGCACCACACCGCGTCGCTTCCGGCGCTGCTCGGCGGCGGGCCACGCGCCCCGTACCCGGGGGCGGTGAGCCTGGCCCATCACGGCGTGCTCCACCTGGACAACGCCCCGGAGTTCGGCAACCGGGCACTGGTGGCGCTGCGCCACCCGCTCGATACCGGACAGGTGATGCTCGCCGGAGCCCGCCGCGCCGTGACCTACCCTGCCCGGTTCCAACTGGTTCTCGCCGCACAGCCGTGCCCGTGCGCCCGCCCGAACGGCGCCGACCTGTGCACCTGTACGGACTTGGACCGTCGCCGCTGCCTGGCCCGGATGGCGGACCTGTGGCGGCGCACCGACATCCGCCTGCACCTCGACGCGATGAACCCGAAAGACGCGGTGAGCCCGGACGACGCGGCGGCCGGCGAGTCCTCGGCCGTGGTCGCCGCCCGGGTCGGCTCCGCCCGTGAGCACGCCGCAGACCGTTGGGCCGCGCTCGGCTACCGCGTCAACGCCGAGGTCCCCGGCGAGATCCTGCGCACCGGCGTGTGCGCGCTGCCCACCTGCGACATCAACCCGCTGCTGCACCTGCGGCGGGTGGGCACCGTCTCCGACGACGGCCATGACCGCATCCTGCGCGTCGCCTGGACGCTGTGCGACCTGCGCGGCGCGGACCGTACCGACCTCGACGACGTCACCACCGCCATCGACTTGCACGTCGACCGGCAGCCCTGA
- a CDS encoding M23 family metallopeptidase yields the protein MRKLISLIVAILAAIIAIPLLGGAAIFGGGTTCIPTTAASATTAPASSRPAAPGGPIPPVEGWDAEQLGNVAIILTVGNSKAVPPWGWVVATATAMQESTLRNLSGGADDSIGLFQQRPSQGWGTPQQLRDPAYQAGKFFDKLVTIEGWQQMPLTEAAQKVQRSAYPDAYAKHTAEAIRLVSHVGAALGLSTVGINPCSEVSAQGWTQPVRALVVSGFRTSERPGHDGVDLGARRHTTIVAAASGTVQRVRCNAIDSRTGGEWGCGRDGDPDLTKGCGWYVDIGHPGGITTRYCHMHTEPYVKVGDPVIAGQPIGEVGSTGHSSGPHLHYEVHVNGGPVDPEGWMRAHGAALGQP from the coding sequence ATGCGCAAGCTCATCAGCCTCATCGTCGCGATCCTCGCCGCCATCATCGCCATCCCGCTGCTCGGCGGCGCCGCCATCTTCGGCGGCGGCACGACCTGCATCCCCACCACAGCGGCATCGGCGACGACCGCACCGGCATCGTCCAGACCGGCCGCGCCGGGCGGACCGATACCGCCGGTCGAGGGCTGGGATGCCGAGCAGCTCGGCAACGTGGCCATCATCCTCACCGTCGGCAACAGCAAAGCCGTGCCGCCGTGGGGATGGGTGGTGGCCACCGCGACCGCCATGCAGGAGTCGACGTTGCGGAACCTGTCCGGCGGCGCGGACGACTCGATCGGCCTGTTCCAGCAACGGCCGTCGCAGGGGTGGGGCACCCCGCAGCAGCTTCGCGATCCGGCCTACCAGGCGGGCAAGTTCTTCGACAAGCTCGTCACGATCGAGGGCTGGCAACAGATGCCGCTCACCGAGGCAGCCCAGAAAGTGCAGCGTTCGGCGTACCCGGACGCGTACGCCAAGCACACCGCCGAGGCGATACGCCTGGTCAGCCACGTCGGTGCGGCGCTCGGCCTGTCCACCGTCGGGATCAACCCGTGCAGCGAGGTCTCCGCCCAGGGCTGGACGCAGCCGGTGCGTGCGCTGGTCGTGTCCGGGTTCCGTACCAGCGAACGGCCCGGCCACGACGGGGTCGACCTCGGCGCCCGGCGGCACACCACCATCGTGGCCGCCGCCTCCGGCACCGTGCAGCGGGTGCGGTGCAACGCCATCGACAGCCGCACCGGCGGCGAGTGGGGCTGTGGCCGCGACGGGGACCCCGATCTCACGAAGGGTTGCGGCTGGTACGTGGACATCGGGCACCCGGGAGGGATCACCACGCGGTACTGCCACATGCATACCGAGCCGTACGTGAAGGTCGGTGATCCGGTGATCGCCGGGCAGCCGATCGGCGAGGTCGGTTCCACCGGCCACTCCAGCGGCCCTCACCTGCACTATGAGGTTCATGTCAACGGCGGGCCGGTGGACCCGGAGGGCTGGATGCGCGCTCACGGGGCGGCGCTCGGCCAACCCTGA
- a CDS encoding MarR family transcriptional regulator, whose product MDKLTPSAQRTLDALKTGPGNVHELAERTSLSRSTTDKAINVLAKADLIVKVDDGGDPADGAPARWQLADPAPAADETTQPEATDDGDGTEPDTEVAGPAEADATTPDQATDPAPSGDSPQQPQDPQPVTDKPVTDDSSTDAGPATDAPADGEVTSDGDAEQDGEQKPAEAEPPKLCRGCQAQMPKICECCWQKTPAYCGKCRKDMPQARRGEPGEPIILSNGLPKLRPGELEDMVAKVMREQPLPAFAGIVGWTGGRLAIHIPGRSPGAMTNAMRKFAKEGKAELIGDDPERYKLIDTAQPDAATDTNGETDTNGETGSDDAASQQEAGQPDGSTEQQPDNAG is encoded by the coding sequence ATGGACAAGCTCACACCCAGCGCGCAGCGAACGCTCGACGCGCTGAAGACCGGCCCCGGCAACGTGCACGAACTCGCCGAGCGCACCAGCCTGAGCCGCTCGACCACCGACAAGGCCATCAACGTCCTGGCCAAGGCCGACCTGATCGTCAAGGTCGACGACGGCGGCGACCCCGCCGACGGCGCCCCGGCCCGCTGGCAGCTCGCCGACCCGGCACCCGCCGCCGACGAGACCACCCAGCCCGAGGCGACCGACGACGGCGATGGCACCGAGCCGGACACCGAGGTCGCCGGCCCGGCCGAGGCCGACGCCACGACACCGGACCAGGCGACCGACCCGGCACCGTCGGGCGACTCGCCGCAGCAGCCGCAGGACCCGCAGCCGGTCACCGACAAGCCGGTCACCGACGACAGCTCCACGGACGCCGGCCCGGCCACCGACGCACCAGCCGACGGCGAGGTCACATCGGACGGGGACGCCGAGCAGGACGGCGAGCAGAAGCCGGCCGAGGCGGAACCGCCGAAGCTGTGCCGCGGCTGCCAGGCCCAGATGCCGAAGATATGCGAGTGCTGCTGGCAGAAGACCCCCGCCTACTGCGGCAAGTGCCGCAAGGACATGCCGCAGGCCCGGCGCGGCGAGCCCGGCGAGCCGATCATCCTGTCCAACGGCCTGCCGAAGCTGCGCCCCGGCGAGTTGGAGGACATGGTCGCCAAGGTGATGCGGGAGCAGCCGCTGCCCGCCTTCGCGGGCATCGTCGGCTGGACCGGTGGCCGCCTGGCCATCCACATCCCCGGCCGCAGCCCCGGCGCGATGACCAACGCGATGCGCAAGTTCGCCAAGGAGGGCAAGGCCGAACTGATCGGTGACGACCCCGAGCGCTACAAGCTCATCGACACCGCGCAGCCCGACGCCGCCACCGACACCAACGGCGAGACCGACACCAACGGCGAGACCGGCAGCGACGACGCGGCGAGCCAGCAGGAGGCCGGGCAGCCGGACGGCAGCACCGAGCAGCAGCCGGACAACGCCGGATAG
- a CDS encoding sigma-70 family RNA polymerase sigma factor, with product MATPPHRPTVIDRRRRGATFDAGLVERTRCGDRAAFAELYQLTLDAVTRYVAVRMRDRDRDAVGDLVHDAYCFALAEPTLIGDDPIGSMLRLAARAVTRHGWSNRRYIRAAYTVGEDQQTNPVPDLIGSTTPTVSEAVTRMTFVHALARLTPGQRQAIQLRHIDGYPRDATAKAMGRTVNAVRHLERAALRRLHHQFTPAAEAPVPVAERQTAQAGATAAR from the coding sequence ATGGCCACACCACCGCACCGGCCCACAGTGATCGACCGCCGCCGACGCGGCGCCACCTTCGATGCCGGCCTCGTCGAACGGACCCGCTGCGGCGACCGGGCCGCGTTCGCGGAGCTGTACCAGCTCACCCTGGACGCCGTGACGCGTTACGTCGCGGTGCGCATGCGCGACCGCGACCGCGACGCCGTTGGGGACCTCGTCCACGACGCGTACTGCTTCGCGCTGGCCGAGCCGACCCTCATCGGCGACGACCCGATCGGCTCCATGCTGCGGCTCGCGGCCCGTGCGGTGACTCGGCACGGCTGGTCGAACCGGCGCTACATCCGCGCGGCATACACCGTCGGCGAAGACCAGCAGACCAACCCGGTCCCCGACCTCATCGGTTCGACCACGCCGACTGTGTCCGAGGCCGTAACGCGGATGACGTTCGTGCACGCGCTGGCCCGGCTCACCCCAGGCCAGCGCCAAGCCATCCAACTCCGGCACATCGACGGCTACCCCCGCGACGCCACCGCGAAGGCGATGGGCCGAACCGTCAACGCGGTCCGGCATCTCGAACGCGCCGCCCTGCGCCGGCTGCACCACCAGTTCACCCCAGCCGCCGAAGCCCCCGTGCCGGTCGCCGAACGGCAGACCGCGCAGGCCGGCGCCACCGCCGCCCGATAA
- a CDS encoding replication-relaxation family protein: protein MAPSASANNPLALYHRLTPRDRDLLALLDEHSVLTTDQVHRLHYRALRTCQIRLYELHQLGLLDRFRFARLYGGSEPWHWVLGLHGARFMAGATGRPAPTVRAHREQVNRLAASPRLPHLLATNEFFVRLAFTARIDSRVRLDRWWSERTATTRFMRIRPDGHGLWTEHGRTVGWFLETDRGTEPLTRVIGKLEAYERLVASGGPRYPVLFWLPGAERESHLQQELRRRLPQVPVATATHQMDPAGAVWLPIDGWQRISLPDLPSEHGRNVAENPNWVGGQLDLTGQADLAA from the coding sequence ATGGCTCCATCCGCATCGGCCAACAATCCGCTGGCCCTCTACCACCGTCTGACCCCCCGTGACCGGGATCTGCTCGCCCTGCTGGACGAGCACTCGGTCCTGACCACCGATCAGGTCCACCGCCTGCACTACCGGGCGCTGCGCACCTGTCAGATCCGGCTGTACGAGCTGCACCAGCTCGGCCTGCTGGACCGGTTCCGGTTCGCCCGCCTCTACGGCGGGTCCGAGCCGTGGCACTGGGTTCTGGGCCTGCACGGCGCCCGGTTCATGGCCGGAGCCACCGGCCGCCCGGCACCGACCGTGCGCGCCCACCGCGAGCAGGTCAACCGGCTGGCCGCCAGCCCGCGCCTGCCGCACCTGCTCGCGACGAACGAGTTCTTCGTCCGGCTGGCGTTCACCGCCCGCATCGACTCCCGGGTGCGGCTGGACCGGTGGTGGTCCGAGCGGACCGCCACCACGAGGTTCATGCGCATCCGCCCGGACGGGCACGGGCTGTGGACCGAGCACGGGCGCACGGTCGGCTGGTTCCTGGAGACCGACCGGGGCACCGAGCCATTGACCCGCGTCATTGGCAAGTTGGAGGCGTACGAACGGCTGGTCGCCTCCGGCGGCCCGCGGTACCCGGTGCTGTTCTGGCTGCCGGGCGCCGAGCGGGAGTCGCACCTTCAGCAGGAGCTGCGCCGGCGGCTGCCGCAGGTGCCGGTGGCCACCGCCACCCACCAGATGGACCCCGCCGGGGCGGTGTGGCTGCCGATCGACGGCTGGCAGCGGATCTCGCTGCCGGACCTGCCCAGCGAGCACGGCCGCAACGTCGCGGAGAACCCCAACTGGGTCGGCGGACAGCTCGACCTGACCGGTCAGGCCGACCTCGCGGCCTGA
- a CDS encoding TraM recognition domain-containing protein — MTSQPWESWVSWVTARPWLAVPAALVLVGYVFGRDQLLAWRHRRLVEGARWVTIAAPPEVDEHSAAALWSTMTGVLTPSVWRRRLYGTPHVAWEYTWTGRTLNIRLWVPGTIPPGAAESAVRAAWPACTVAVDETAGPPIPAAVAEQAGGALWPQETDVLPLRTEHEADPLRALLSAGAGVRHREHACVQILARPASARRVRRARRTAAKPAGTPGGDVANKAVNSMARLAIEPILWLLEVFLPGPSRRSTTTRGGSRPEGRDPVAEAHQHAVVDKAVRVPHFEIAIRYGVAVDDDTASANNTTGGERKKPDKRTKEEKWRDDERRRQMRARLAGLGHTFASAAATYTRPNRLRRMKMAAPVSVLASRRLLRGFLATVEELAVLAALPQDLAVPGLDRARAKAMPSPAAIPSGGRGVKVLGRSQIGGHSVGLNVVDARQHVHLIGKTGVGKSTLLLNMILSDVHARRGTVVIDPRGDLVLDILDRLPAEYADRIAIIDPEQDNPACFNPLDDGGDAHLAVDNLVGVFSKIFQRHWGPRIDDTLRVSCLTLMRHANPTLALVPPLLNDRQFRGRFVYDLSDPEGLGGFWNWYDSMNEGQRAQVIGPVLARLRAFLLRDFVKNVIGTAHTSFQMSKILDGGLLLCRLPKGVLGEETARILGSLIVARVWQAAIARAGQSEDERRDATLYIDECQNFLNLPGSVDDMLAEARGFRLGLVLAHQNLAQLPKETADAVSANARSKIFFNVDPNDARELSKHTRPELDDHDLAHLDVYTASARLLVANREMPAFTFTTNPPVEPVGEATAIRQSVAAAHARPTEETAMQQVARKSLHRRTNPPQS, encoded by the coding sequence ATGACCAGCCAGCCGTGGGAGTCCTGGGTGTCGTGGGTGACGGCGCGGCCGTGGCTGGCCGTCCCGGCGGCGCTCGTTCTGGTCGGGTACGTGTTCGGCCGCGACCAGCTCCTCGCGTGGCGGCACCGCCGCCTCGTCGAGGGCGCCCGATGGGTGACGATCGCCGCGCCACCCGAGGTCGATGAGCACTCCGCTGCCGCGCTGTGGTCCACGATGACCGGGGTGCTCACGCCGTCGGTGTGGCGGCGCCGGCTGTACGGCACCCCGCATGTGGCGTGGGAGTACACCTGGACCGGCCGCACCCTGAACATCCGGCTGTGGGTGCCCGGCACGATACCGCCCGGGGCGGCCGAGAGCGCGGTACGGGCGGCGTGGCCCGCCTGCACCGTCGCGGTCGACGAGACCGCCGGGCCACCGATCCCGGCCGCCGTGGCCGAGCAGGCCGGTGGGGCGTTGTGGCCGCAGGAGACCGACGTGCTGCCGCTGCGCACCGAGCACGAGGCCGACCCGTTGCGGGCGCTGCTGTCCGCCGGAGCCGGGGTCCGGCATCGGGAACACGCCTGCGTGCAGATCCTGGCCCGGCCCGCCTCGGCCCGGCGGGTCCGCCGAGCCCGCCGCACGGCCGCGAAACCCGCCGGCACCCCCGGCGGCGACGTGGCGAACAAGGCGGTCAACAGCATGGCCCGCCTCGCGATCGAGCCGATCCTGTGGCTGCTCGAAGTGTTCCTCCCCGGACCGTCTCGACGCAGCACAACCACGCGCGGAGGATCCCGCCCGGAGGGCCGGGATCCGGTGGCTGAGGCGCATCAGCATGCGGTGGTGGACAAGGCGGTGCGGGTGCCGCACTTCGAGATCGCCATCCGCTACGGCGTCGCCGTCGATGACGACACCGCCAGCGCGAACAACACGACGGGCGGCGAGCGCAAAAAGCCGGACAAGCGGACCAAGGAGGAGAAGTGGCGCGACGACGAGCGGCGCAGGCAGATGCGGGCGCGGCTGGCCGGGCTCGGGCACACGTTCGCGTCGGCGGCGGCCACCTACACCCGCCCGAATCGGCTGCGGCGGATGAAGATGGCCGCACCGGTCAGCGTGCTCGCCTCCCGGCGGCTGCTGCGCGGGTTCCTGGCCACGGTGGAAGAGCTCGCGGTCCTCGCGGCCCTGCCGCAGGACCTCGCCGTGCCCGGCCTCGACCGGGCGCGGGCGAAGGCGATGCCGTCGCCCGCGGCCATCCCGTCCGGCGGACGCGGCGTGAAGGTGCTCGGCCGCTCGCAGATCGGTGGGCACTCGGTCGGGCTGAACGTGGTCGACGCCCGCCAACACGTGCACCTGATCGGCAAGACCGGGGTCGGGAAGTCCACGCTGCTGCTCAACATGATCCTGTCCGATGTGCACGCCCGACGCGGGACGGTGGTCATCGACCCGCGCGGCGACCTCGTCCTGGACATTCTGGACCGGTTGCCCGCCGAGTACGCGGACCGGATCGCGATCATCGACCCGGAGCAGGACAACCCGGCCTGTTTCAACCCGCTCGATGACGGCGGGGACGCGCACCTGGCGGTGGACAACCTCGTCGGCGTCTTCTCCAAGATTTTCCAGCGGCACTGGGGGCCGCGCATCGACGACACGTTGCGGGTGTCCTGCCTGACGCTGATGCGTCACGCCAACCCGACGTTGGCGTTGGTGCCGCCGCTGCTCAACGACCGGCAGTTTCGGGGCCGGTTCGTCTACGACCTGTCCGACCCCGAGGGCCTGGGCGGGTTCTGGAACTGGTACGACTCGATGAACGAGGGCCAACGCGCCCAGGTCATCGGCCCCGTCCTCGCGAGGTTGCGGGCGTTCCTGCTGCGGGATTTCGTCAAGAACGTCATCGGCACCGCGCACACGTCGTTTCAGATGTCGAAGATCCTTGACGGCGGGCTGTTGTTGTGCCGGCTGCCCAAGGGGGTGCTCGGTGAGGAGACCGCCCGGATTCTTGGCTCGCTGATCGTGGCCCGGGTCTGGCAGGCCGCCATCGCCCGCGCCGGACAGAGCGAGGACGAACGCCGAGACGCCACCCTATATATTGATGAATGTCAAAATTTTCTTAATTTGCCGGGTTCGGTGGACGACATGCTCGCCGAGGCCCGGGGATTCAGGTTGGGCCTGGTGCTCGCGCATCAGAACCTGGCCCAGTTGCCGAAGGAGACCGCTGACGCGGTCTCCGCGAACGCCCGGTCGAAGATCTTCTTCAACGTCGACCCGAACGACGCCCGGGAGCTGTCCAAGCACACCAGGCCGGAGCTGGACGACCACGACCTCGCACATCTGGACGTGTACACCGCCTCCGCCCGGCTGCTGGTCGCCAACCGGGAAATGCCGGCGTTCACGTTCACCACCAACCCGCCGGTGGAGCCGGTCGGTGAGGCCACCGCGATCCGACAAAGTGTGGCCGCGGCGCACGCCCGGCCCACCGAGGAGACCGCCATGCAGCAGGTCGCCCGCAAGTCGCTGCACCGGCGCACCAACCCACCACAGTCCTGA
- a CDS encoding ATP-binding protein, whose protein sequence is MSLLTRKRSTPTAKAPVDPVPAPAALEITPTHVRVGDDYAATYAVCGYPAEVGPAWLVPLLSYPGRVTVAVHTEPVPAPIAAPMLTKQRARLESTRRIDAERGKLSDPTVDAAATDAADLAERVARGASKLHHGAVYVTVHGRSLDELHETAAGVRSAAASMLLDLQPATFRHHLGYTTTLPLGVDGLGMRRIFDTESLAAAFPLASGDLAAPAPGQHTSTQAVMYGVNTTSHGVVMWNRWKQDNHNSVVLARSGAGKSYFVKLEVLRSMYQGVEVAVIDPEDEYTPLAAHVGGTVIQLGAPDVRLNPLDLPVDTELTTFRDQQLAVHTIIKVMLGSGGQEFSIPAAEKGALDRAIPATYEAAGITNDPATWGRPAPLMRDLAATLSADADPAAQQMAVRLAPWVSGTFKDLFDGPSTSRPDGHLVVWSLRHLPDELRTIGTLLTLKHIWGRIDQTATGGQPTKRLVVIDEAWLLMRDGEGARFLSQMAKQSRKRNAGMTVVTQDAADVLGSNFGLTVVSNAATQVLMRQSTQAIDAVTKAFGLTGGEARLLLSAGRGEGLLVAGRSRVPFRSQASGSEHQIAVTGIGGEQR, encoded by the coding sequence ATGAGCCTGCTCACCCGCAAACGATCCACCCCCACCGCGAAGGCCCCGGTCGACCCGGTGCCGGCGCCGGCGGCGCTGGAGATCACCCCGACCCACGTGCGGGTCGGAGACGACTACGCCGCCACCTACGCGGTGTGCGGCTACCCGGCCGAGGTCGGCCCCGCGTGGCTGGTCCCGTTGCTGTCCTACCCGGGCCGAGTCACCGTCGCCGTGCACACCGAGCCCGTGCCGGCGCCGATCGCCGCGCCGATGCTGACCAAACAGCGCGCCCGCCTGGAGTCCACCCGCCGCATCGACGCCGAACGCGGCAAGCTGTCCGATCCGACGGTGGACGCCGCCGCCACCGACGCCGCCGACCTGGCCGAACGGGTCGCCCGGGGCGCGTCGAAGCTGCACCACGGCGCGGTCTACGTCACCGTGCACGGCCGCAGCCTCGACGAGCTGCACGAAACAGCGGCCGGCGTCCGGTCGGCCGCCGCGTCCATGCTGCTGGACTTGCAGCCGGCGACGTTCCGCCACCACCTCGGCTACACCACCACCCTGCCCCTCGGTGTCGACGGCCTGGGAATGCGGCGCATCTTCGACACCGAAAGTCTGGCCGCGGCGTTCCCACTCGCCTCCGGTGACCTCGCCGCACCCGCCCCCGGCCAGCACACGTCCACGCAGGCGGTGATGTACGGGGTGAACACCACATCCCACGGAGTGGTGATGTGGAACCGGTGGAAGCAGGACAACCACAACTCTGTGGTGCTCGCCCGCTCGGGGGCGGGCAAGTCGTACTTCGTCAAGCTCGAAGTGCTCAGGTCGATGTACCAGGGAGTCGAAGTCGCCGTGATCGACCCCGAGGACGAATACACACCCCTCGCGGCACACGTCGGCGGCACCGTCATCCAGCTCGGCGCGCCCGATGTCCGGCTCAACCCGCTCGACCTACCGGTCGACACCGAGTTGACCACGTTCCGCGACCAGCAGTTGGCCGTCCACACGATCATCAAGGTGATGCTCGGCTCGGGCGGACAGGAGTTTTCGATCCCTGCCGCCGAGAAGGGCGCGTTGGATCGCGCGATTCCCGCCACCTACGAGGCGGCCGGGATCACCAACGACCCGGCGACCTGGGGCAGGCCGGCACCGCTGATGCGGGACCTGGCCGCCACGCTGAGCGCCGATGCCGATCCGGCCGCGCAGCAGATGGCGGTCCGGCTCGCCCCGTGGGTGTCCGGCACGTTCAAAGACCTGTTCGACGGTCCGAGCACGAGCCGTCCGGACGGCCACCTGGTGGTGTGGTCGTTGCGGCACCTGCCAGACGAGCTGCGCACCATCGGCACGCTGCTGACCCTCAAACACATCTGGGGTCGCATCGACCAAACCGCGACCGGCGGGCAGCCGACCAAGCGGCTCGTGGTCATTGACGAGGCATGGCTGTTGATGCGTGATGGCGAGGGCGCCCGGTTCCTGTCCCAGATGGCCAAACAGTCCCGCAAACGCAACGCGGGCATGACGGTGGTGACCCAGGACGCCGCCGATGTGCTGGGCAGCAACTTCGGGCTCACGGTCGTGTCGAACGCGGCGACGCAGGTGTTGATGCGCCAGTCCACGCAGGCCATCGACGCGGTCACGAAGGCGTTCGGCCTGACCGGTGGGGAGGCCCGGCTGCTGCTGTCCGCGGGCAGGGGCGAGGGCCTGTTGGTCGCGGGCCGATCGAGGGTGCCGTTTCGATCCCAAGCCTCCGGCAGCGAGCACCAGATCGCGGTTACAGGAATTGGCGGTGAGCAGCGATGA
- a CDS encoding PrgI family protein: MDDDIPRASVPADIGTPDKIAWGLTFRQLAIIGTVAGAGWLLYSNLGPLLPPMAWVIAAIPVAGVTVFVALGRRDGLPLDVWLRHGFALRRVPKLQAPGRVRAGHALVDTAAPPKVPAPLRTAATSIAADGTLTVDGTARSVIACGTTNVALRTGQEQGALLAGYGQWLNALNGPAQIVVAAQRHDLTPYAQAVVDNTARLPNEALRAAADDYAAFLLDLDATRSPLRRQVLAVVPAGPTREATVRAFGALGVSADPLDGGAVTAALASAVDPYQPPVPGPRAVPGIPITTRRTP, encoded by the coding sequence ATGGACGACGACATCCCTCGGGCCTCCGTGCCCGCAGACATCGGAACCCCGGACAAGATCGCCTGGGGTTTGACCTTCCGGCAGCTCGCCATCATCGGCACCGTCGCCGGTGCCGGCTGGCTGCTGTACTCCAACCTCGGGCCGCTGCTGCCACCCATGGCGTGGGTGATCGCCGCGATCCCGGTTGCCGGAGTCACTGTGTTCGTGGCGCTCGGCCGCCGTGACGGCCTGCCCCTGGACGTGTGGCTTCGCCACGGGTTCGCGCTGCGGCGGGTGCCGAAGCTGCAAGCCCCGGGCCGTGTGCGTGCCGGGCACGCACTGGTCGACACGGCGGCGCCGCCGAAGGTGCCGGCGCCGCTGCGCACCGCCGCGACGAGCATCGCCGCCGACGGCACGCTCACCGTGGACGGCACGGCCCGATCGGTGATCGCCTGCGGCACCACCAACGTCGCGTTGCGCACCGGCCAGGAACAGGGCGCCCTGCTGGCCGGGTACGGGCAGTGGCTCAACGCGTTGAACGGCCCGGCGCAGATCGTGGTCGCCGCCCAGCGGCACGACCTGACCCCGTACGCGCAAGCCGTCGTGGACAACACCGCCCGGCTGCCCAACGAGGCGCTGCGGGCGGCGGCCGACGACTACGCCGCGTTCCTGCTCGACCTCGACGCCACCCGAAGCCCGCTGCGCCGCCAAGTGCTCGCGGTGGTCCCTGCCGGTCCGACCCGCGAGGCCACCGTCCGCGCGTTCGGCGCCCTCGGCGTGTCCGCCGACCCGCTCGACGGCGGCGCGGTCACCGCCGCGCTCGCCAGCGCGGTCGACCCCTACCAGCCGCCGGTACCCGGCCCCAGGGCCGTGCCCGGCATCCCGATCACCACCCGGAGAACGCCATGA